Part of the Clostridium sporogenes genome, ACATTTTAAATCAGGTTGAAATTTCTTTATTTCATCTTCCCAATTATAAACTAGGGATGTTGGGCAAACTACTAAAGAAGGCATAGGTTTATTCTTATTTTCCTCCGCCTCGGATTTTATAAAAGCTATAGTTTGAAGGGTTTTACCAAGTCCCATTTCATCTGCTAATATTCCTCCAAACCCACAACTTGCTAAGGTTTTAAACCATTTAAATCCAAACCTCTGATAGGGTCTCATTATGGATTGAAGATTTTTAGGGACCTCATAAGCTATATCCTTTATGTCCCTTATGCTATTTACTAGTTCTTTAAATTTCTTATTTCTCTCTACAAAATCTATTTCTTTTTCTTTAAGAGAATTATCTATATAAACTGCATTAAATTTTGGAAGGGTTACAACATCCTTTTTAAAATCTGAAGCTTTTATATTTAAATAATCTATTATACTGCCCATATTCAAAATTTCATCATTATTTAAAGGTATAAAGCCCCCATTTTTTAATCTGTAATACTTTTTCTTTTGTTTTACTGCATTAAATATATTAAAAAGCTCTTTTTTATCTACTCCTTCTATACTAAAACTAAATTCTAAAAGGTCTCCATTATTAAGTCTAACATTGGATTTATAACTAGAAGAATTATATACTTTTATGTTTTTAAATCCTTCTGAATAATATACTTCTGCACACTGCTGAAGTTCTTCCATACCCTGTACTAGAAAATCTAAAAGTTTTTCTTCCTCTTCAAGTTCATAACACTCTACCCCTTTTTTAAAAGAAAATCTCTCTAATAAATTAGTGACCGCTTTTTCTTCTTCTATATTTCTAACTAGAACTTTATAATCTAATCTATTGCTATATTGAAAGGGGTTTAGTTTAACATCACCATATGTAAATATTATATTTGCTGTTACCTTATCATCTTTTTTATCAAAATAAACAGTGCTTATTAATTGCTCCTCATAAAATCTTTTTTTAAATTCTTCTTCAATATATAAAGTTTTACTTATTTTCTTTAAGGATGGAATCACATAAGAGGCTATATCTTCACTAAAACTTTCATCAAAGCTTATCCCTATCCCATCTTCTCTAGTAAAACCTTTAACAAATCCTTTATATAAATTAATTTGTTCTGAGGAAGGCTCATAAATTTTATCATTATAAAAAAAATATTCTTTAGTAATAGTACAAGGTAAACAACCTGTCTGTTTTAAAACTAATTTATCCTTTTCCTTTTGAAGACTAAATTCTAAAGGAAAATCCTCCCTTACAATGGAAACCACTTTAAAATTTTCACCATCTAATTTTAATTCTATGGTATCTTTGTCTATTATATTAAAAAATCCTTTAAGCATAGTTTCTGAAATATAAGCTTTTTTACCATTTAAAAATGAACTTATATTTGAAAAATTTATATTTTTTGCAATTTGGTCATACTCATATACTTCTAATAACATATTTATTATTTTTTCATCTTTTTCCGTAAATCTATGTATATATGGATTGAAAATAAAATTCTTTCCAAAAGCTAATTCACATTTTTTTGTAATAGCTTCTAAAAATCCTCTCATATTTTTTACTACATAAAATTTATCCTCCCCCAACTTAAGTTCTAGTGATATATATCTCTCATTTGGTGTACTATCTATACATAGTTT contains:
- a CDS encoding SNF2 helicase associated domain-containing protein, with the translated sequence MSITNKDLRIAAGEKIYERGLNCYINNQVEYIEAYEKNGDLNIRSRVRSSLGKDFYEVSIKVLREGTYISSNCECKYWGINCKHSVATLIKYINEKDIILKESEKRRKREFIEVIKENFLKEVTIDTKPKNLSVSYKLCIDSTPNERYISLELKLGEDKFYVVKNMRGFLEAITKKCELAFGKNFIFNPYIHRFTEKDEKIINMLLEVYEYDQIAKNINFSNISSFLNGKKAYISETMLKGFFNIIDKDTIELKLDGENFKVVSIVREDFPLEFSLQKEKDKLVLKQTGCLPCTITKEYFFYNDKIYEPSSEQINLYKGFVKGFTREDGIGISFDESFSEDIASYVIPSLKKISKTLYIEEEFKKRFYEEQLISTVYFDKKDDKVTANIIFTYGDVKLNPFQYSNRLDYKVLVRNIEEEKAVTNLLERFSFKKGVECYELEEEEKLLDFLVQGMEELQQCAEVYYSEGFKNIKVYNSSSYKSNVRLNNGDLLEFSFSIEGVDKKELFNIFNAVKQKKKYYRLKNGGFIPLNNDEILNMGSIIDYLNIKASDFKKDVVTLPKFNAVYIDNSLKEKEIDFVERNKKFKELVNSIRDIKDIAYEVPKNLQSIMRPYQRFGFKWFKTLASCGFGGILADEMGLGKTLQTIAFIKSEAEENKNKPMPSLVVCPTSLVYNWEDEIKKFQPDLKCTLISGDKDSREESIKAIDASDVVITSYALIRRDIDKYEKVKFRYCFLDEAQNIKNPQSLNAQSVKSIKANNYFALTGTPIENSLTELWSIFDFIMPGYLLNYRRFYTKYESPIVKDKNEEALRELNNHIKPFILRRLKKHVIKELPPKIEHNIIVNMTEEQKKVYASFAESAKEEFYKEIKERGFNKSKIKILSIITRLRQICCDPSTFIENYEGSNGKIETLLDIVNSSINEGHKILLFSQFTSVLKNIAEVFKANNINYLYLDGSTKANVRGSLVKDFNNGKGDIFLISLKAGGTGLNLTSADIVIHFDPWWNPAVEDQASDRAHRIGQKKTVEVIRLIAKGTIEEKIYKIQQKKKEIIDKVIDKNLGEEVLLSNMAEEEIEELLKF